The segment GGAGAGAGAGTCATTCGGAGGTCATGCAAGGTTCCAAGTAATTCTAGAACTAGTGTTAAGGTTTtccttttgtatatatatatatacacacacatatattgaTAGGATATTTTCGATCGTGTGATTAAGATTGAGCGTTGAAGTCTTTAagataatcaaattaattgtctaattatatatataatatactaAGAAGAATTaatgacatttttaaaataatactaattaattaatatcaagaGTTGAATTCAGAGAGTTAGCTAGAGAAGGAGTACTGTACCTCTTTAATcaatatcaaacattaaattaacCTCTTAATTAGAGTTGCTTAGAAGCtatcatctaattaattaattaattaatcaagggCACATCaaacaattgaaaattaatGTCCCCTCTGACCGCATATTATTTATTACAGGGGGTATTTATTAATTATGGATTGATCTACTAGTTCGTGGATCAATTATCCAATATCAACTATTAATTCGTGCAGCGGTAAGGGAGGATGGCGTACTTAGAAAATGCGTTTATAAATATGTCGGCCTAAAATCTACATGGCCTTGCATTTGGCTTTTATGGTTGTATATTGGAACTGCTTTGGTAGGAATTGTAATGGCTTGCTTGACCTTTGGTGAAAAATatccactaccagaaaattgataaatacaaacagaaatactgagggaatatttttattagtaaattttcgaaggattttaccgacggaaacattctctcggtatataccgagagaattaccgtgggaaaaaaaattcaaacaaagcaaaaaaaaatgatgacgtttcatttttaccaacggaattaccgatggaatttattccgtcggtaattccgtctgtaaatttgttggtaaaaatatgaacattgttcatcatgtcaattacaaagggaattaccgacggaattgtccgtcggtatttttcagagagctccagaactgttcactttccaattgcactgttaattgttattCTTTACGGATAAAATCactgacggattgaaaagtcgtcggtgttatttgacggttttctgaaaaattcaattaatttaaaattttcatttaaatattatagacaaaatcaccgacgaattGAAAAATCGCCGGTAATTTTTTGGCAGTTTCTATAaactttttacaaaattaaaaatttaaattaaatattaccgatcgaattaccgacgaaataattaaaaaatagtaatattcaATTATTCGTCGGTAACGCACTGCAATAAAAAGCCTGAATCCTcgtatttcacaagagacaaacccagttcttctttttcttcttcactatatgtaaaaaacataatttcttatctatttctttctcttcttttctctcctcatctccttctcttttcctcaaTGCTTGGgtatttcttcttattctttcttcttttatcctcttagttttttttttaattaatatttttaacgaaattttttttctctccttagcttcacttgcaactacattaaggtaagattttttttttcttcctttttcatgatttttttcactatatttgttttttattttatttttaattgtttttgttcttaataattgtataaatgctgttgtgagatttttttttcatatgagatcaatttttagtaggatttttaaatttttagcaattgcaacttcatttttttgttttatttatttgttgcaaatttgtttgagttgattttcttattcttttttccaagcattttgagtatatattataaagtgttaatttatgttaatttaattattttataaatttataaaatgaattttttaaaaatgtttataaataattaccaacggaaattccatcggtaataaaaaatattattaccgagggATATACCGATGAAATGAAgtggataaatttatttttttattaccaacgaacaaaaaattaccgacgaaagaTTCACTGACGGAGAATTTCTattggtgattccgtcggtaaattaattaccgacaTAATATGTTTCTTACACCGACGgaaaaattctgtcggtaaaactattaaatcttgtagtgatttGGTGCTTTTGTGAGTGGTATTGTATAGGAAAAAAACCACTAACTAATCATGGTTGCTTGTTGGTTGATGTATCATGCCATGATTGTTATATTATGCGtgttattgatgaaaatattgGTGAAGGACAATACCTTTGACATAGAGAATGGTGTTTGCTctgtatagaaaaaaataatgtgtatATATAACTCATGGGAACtcgaaacacaaaaataatgtgTCAAAGTCAACATCAAGCCTATGATAAAGTTTTGGTTGTTTAGGTCATCCAAGCttgtattaaagaataatataaatcacatCTTAGAACCTAGCCTAAAAGTTTTTGCTATTtggttgagatagttctttgacatgatatcagagccttgatgactaagtggtcacgagttcaaatctcaccatctctatttatttgataaaaatcaagcacaaggtaatgtgagtcTGAGCAAGTTTCAAACTTAAAGGGTTTTCAGTTGAGAAGGTGTGTTAGGAAATAATaggtgtgttaaagaataatataaatcatcgTATCTTAGAACTTCATCTTAAaaatttaagctattgggttgagatgctTCTTTGACAACCTTACCAGTCCGTCTAGGCATGTCATAAACaactagaaatatttttttatagtatcatcaattaattttttttgccgGTGAAATATatcatcaatcaattaattacaTGATTAATGAGTAGTGAAAATAATTAATGGTGTCTAAGAATTAATTCAAtccaatagtttaagctattaatTGAGGTATCAagatattatttgtattattcttGAACACGCCCCCTCGAGTGAAAGCtttagacttgaaacttgcacaaacctatattatcttgtacttaatttttattaaataaatatgggTGAGGAGATTCAAACTTGTGATCGCTTGGTCTTTAAAACTctaatatcatgtcaaataattaatttaatctaataacttaaactattaaataaatttttaaaatataatatatattatattttaaacaacGGAATAATCAGTGGGTAAAAAGAAACTACCGATATGATAAACAATCAATTAAGCATCTCGATGATGCGCGCGTGAAGCAGCTGGTTGATCTGATCCAAAAACTTGAGCGTACAAGCTGTACTGATTTGCAGCGGAGGAAGAAGTCCCTTGTGTAGACGAGGCATGATTGTGAGATCCCTCGTACCATATTCGAATATTATCAGGGTTGGACCACTCAACTCTCTTCTTTGCCACACAATCCTGCTTCTGGCATTTAAAATAGCTCctgagattaattaattaaatgcaccaacattaattaataatatacatATGATATATAAcacacataatatatatatatatatatatatatgtagtaaaattaaaataatctctaTATATTGGCCCcattaatttcatttcaatttagaaattaactaaCCTCCGATATCTATCACCTAATTAACCTTTAGTATTACTAATTAgtaattagttttaattttttgtatctaAAAAAGAGTTACCGATTGCATTCCTGATGTTTGAGACATTTTCAATCAggttcttctttttatttctctatatatatatatattgatttcttCAGACAAATAATTTCCTCCAAATATATAGTAGtatcgttaattaattactCAAAATTAATAAGcatttttgacaaaattaaaagaaaaagagagaagaaatattaacaatatGTGAAGGCATGATCTACAAGCAGaatattttaattgagaaatgcATGAATTATTAGGAGCCTGATTGatgaagttttttaatttgagatgaaattgagaatCCGGTAACAGATTGTGGACAGCAGAGATACACAGAGGTTAGTTTCCTTCAATCCCCACACTGGCCCATATATGTAAATAATTAAGTTCTGTACGTAATTAATTAAGCAGCAAGGATAATTGGGGTAAGAAccccttaatatatatatatatatatatatatatatatatatatatatatatatatatatgcttttcATATGCACATAGAAAATTGaatgtaatatttaataaaaataccggaattttccaatttttttaatgaacttcTGGCCATATTTCTTCCATCCATGCCCATCTTCTGGCAGCACCAATCTCTGCCCTCTTCGATCTGTATCCTGCTCTTCTCTATCCTCCTGATCAGTTTCCCTTAAGTATACGTATACAAAACACGAAATGAAATAATCAGTTGATTTAATTATacacatgcatatatatatatatatatatatatatgtacagTGTTTACAAATATTAATGTTACTTAAATATTTGCATTATCTGTACTATAATACGAACAtttgcacacacacacacacacacacacacacagctcTTGCAAGAAGGTCATGGAGGGGGTGTGTGCGTGTGTCTATGTACATATCTATCATAGCAAGGGGAtcgaaaaaacaaatgaagatgACGAGCGCCCTCTCGCatgtatatgtgtatatatagtTGAAGTATCAGGCATTGAAAGCAAAATGGAAACAAATTAACAGTACAGAAGAAATCATTGATAAAAATGGAAGTGCAGTATTATTGCATATATATAGTAATCATGGTGGGGGCGTTGATATGGACGAGCATGAGGCGGCTGGCGTGCTAACTTGAGGTGTCTACAATATTTAGGAACCTCTTTTccttcagagagagagagagagagcatatGGAGTTTTGCGTGTATAAACTGGATCTATGCGCcagcaaataattatataacacAAATTAACTGATTCTGGGAGGGATAAAACTAGATGgtgtttttaggttttaaaGATGCAGATCTATACATGGATCCAAGATTATATGTACTAATTAACTTAATATCACACCCATTCGATTTCTTGAACAAAACCAGCTGCAAGATCAATCTATGTATGCATGTAATATCCcgtacatatatataaaatgaggGCATCACTCGATGTTACAGGCAGGGAGAGAAAATGGGTTTCAAGTTGAAATCATGCTAGTATTACCActtcaaaaataattagaaaagggTAAATAAAGACGACGAAGAAGAAGTTTTGTTATGGATTTCAAGAGAAACACATACGTACATTGGATGAATCTCGTATATAGTGGCTTTGATGGAGAATCTAAAGGGCGGTAGGTCCGGGTACATATATAGAGAGAACTTaaaccctagctagctagcttgatATCCAGaagttgcaaattaagaaagtgCTCCTTTCCATGAGCATTTTTCCatggaagagaagagagaaggggATATAAGGGAACGGAAAGCTTAATTAGTAAGAGAACATACATGGAGGTTTCTCTGGTTGAAGAAGCTGCGCTCATGGTCACTGTTGATCCTATCCACACCgaaagagaaggggagcagcagGAGTCTGTACTGTGTTCAACTTTTTTTGTGGGAAATATATATGAGAGACAAAGGAAGGACTGCAAGATTATTATAATACTATATATCCCTGAgcttttaactatatatatgggTTTAATTtggcaacatatatatatagaaaacaatattatatatagCACTTTATCTTTGGCAACAAGATCTATAGATACAACATGCATGGCTGTATAAAACCTGATCGGGGATCAATTCAGAGTAAGGCCCGGCCTAGTGTTGATGATCATCTCTACTTTAACCCGGCCGGGttttataacaataaataatatccAATAATACTGAAAAATACACACTCAAACACATAGCTCTAcataaatataaagttttacgaattaaagataaaaataattgcatCAACAAGACGgacagttcaattttttttttattaatctaccttttttactttctaatttattttatattttgttttacaaataaagaatttttatttcatattccTATGTGAACGGTAGACTTTTCAATCGGAtaatagtaaaaattaaaaactcgtGGGAAGACcattaatgttgaaggattagTTTATTCCATGGATGATGGCTATATATATGgaagaatttttaaataaaaaaacgagatagagaaatataatttttatattttggtacTGTACGTGCttgaatgtgttttaaaaatactttctgatgattttaatgtttttgtatcaaaaaaatataaaaaaatattttattatatttataaacaaatgtattttttcaaaaagcaTTATATATacatcacaatatcaaatatattaaaaaaaggctcTAAGTTATAACTTTTTATGACCAAGATCTTAATAgagaattttaaatataattatagtgcatattaattaactaaatgtttttaaaatataatttcaacaacattatcaataaataaaccctaagGATCCGTTTGGTACTTAAGTTTCTTGCAAGCCAAGTGAGCCAATCAAACCTAGGAGCAAGTAAATATATAGAGTATAGACTGGTTTATGATCATGGCAGTGATCGGTACGCGTGTCATGATCAGAATTGAGATGGATTTATTACTGGGAGACACGCATGTAATCAATTGAggaaagaagatgatgaagggAAATGGGTGAATGAGAATGAAGGAATGGGAATAGGGGGGGTCCACATGCATGATCATGAAATATGCATGACGTATACTTAATGCCGTCACCATCTCTCTCGCCTTAAATGCAAACCCTTAATAAGAGGATTTGCTAGTCTTTACCGTAGATTTTGGTTTCGCTTTCCAGGCTatcataacttaaaaaatagttttattttgtaatttttttttattatatagttaactaatataataatttattttaaaaataaattattaattttaatagattTCATTATCTAGTTTGTAGATTTGACGTGTTGTCTCAAGTTAGTTAATCCATAAATTTTAGTGGATTTACCCATCAaatcttatatgttttttttagttttttatcatttaatttttttaattatttttttatttcacttttttttagtgTTGGATTAGCTAGGAaatgaaatttatgattttatttttatgtgctttatatagaattattacaatttcaaataaatattgtttttagaaatattgTTAATAAGTTGGTGATCGATCTTGCAAGTAtctgtttttataataaaaataattttcaaaaacaatataaaattaaattaattaaagtttataattcaAATAGTCGGGTACCTGAGTCACCAGGACAATTTCCTCGTAATtaagtatattaaaaattacaaaaataatggTGTTGAAGAGACTGCTATTTTTCTCCAAATAGACTGATTTGATTTCCTGTTCCGAGCGAGCGAGCGAGCGAGCGAGCGAGGGGACTCTACCAAGAATGCAACCTGACCCCCTCGTCTTTCCCGGAAAAAAACATGACTACTGATTGACCCTcaaataatttccttttttaaatattttttatttaaaattttattaaaataataatattattttttaaactatttttgatattaacctatatcaaaataatttaaaaacatttaaaatgcaaattaatttttttaaaataaaataaaaaaatgaaaccttttttaaaaacatctcgAAACACAAAATCATCAAACAGGCCAGGATTTCTCAATTATAACAAACGAACTTGTTTTGTTGGATCAAAGAGATCGCCCGCAGCATTCAAGTTATGGCACCGCCGATCTGTTTCAAATTTAACCCCGGATTGATTTTAAGAAATTGAACTCTTACCATATTCTTGTGATTTCTCAGAAACCACACAATTTTTATGACTTGTATTTGCAAGCATGATTCAGTCAAGATAGCACGCAGCTTCATTTAAGCTAGTATTTGCAAGCATGATTCAGTCAAGATAGCACGCTGCTTCATTTAAGCTAGTCTTCCTTTTCCTTGATGTAACATTTAGGTGTTTGCCTGCAAACTTCTCTTGATTCCAAGCAATCTAACAAGGCCACTTGGCTACAGTACACGCACCTGCCCCAGCTTGTTCTGTCCTTTTCCTCCATTACTTCCTTCCTTCCTGGTGCCTGCTCAAAAGGCTGGCTTGACTAGTTTAATTTCGTTATTAGTGTTAATCAAGTTTAATCTCTTGCCTTTCAATTGGGTTCTTAACGATCGTTCATAAACCAAACCATCACTTCCTATATCATTGCCCTTAAATTCACACTCACAAGATCAGGGAGGAGAAAATGCTTCCTTAACAACTGATTGGCTTGTCTGCGGCCAGCCAACCGCGATTCAAATTATTATGCGGTTGATCGCGTAAACAAACACACACTAATCATGTTTGGCCCCGGGAGGAGTAAAGGAAcataacaaataagaaaaaaaagtcaaggcATACCTTTTCTTCTAGTTGCACGCAAGAAAAGCTTGCAATGCAatgcagcaaaaaaaaaaaaaaaatcccttcttAAACAGGAGGAAAAAAACTTGGCAAAATCAAAAGACTTAGGACTCATGCGATCAGTTACATTGAACCTTCTTTTCCCTTTAACTGGCCATCTGCGACGCCATGAATCACAGTGAGCACAGGTTTTTCGTTCTGAACATCTTCAGGTTCCTGTAAAGGTTCCAAGGAATCAACGATATCTCGCATTAGAGGCCTTGCTTTCGGATTTCGGTTCAAGCAATGATAAGCTAGCATTGCTGCCTTGTGAACTCCTTTAATAGGATAGTCTCCTTCTAATCTAGGATCCACGATGTTGagcaatttcttcttctctttaagCAAAGGAATAGCCCAGTCCGTTAGGTTCTGCTCACGGGCTGTTCGTGATTTGTCTAGAGATTTTCTTCCTGTCAGAAGTTCAAGAAGAACAACACCAAAACTGTATACATCGCTTCTTGGAGTCAAATGGCCTGCACAACATTAGGCAGGCAGGATTTAAGATCAACAGGAAATAGGCCCTTTTCATCCTTAAAACATCAGCATAGTTGGGAAACTTGCCTGTCATTATATATTCAGGTGCTGCATACCCGTAAGTCCCCATTATGCGAGTGGAAACATGAGTTTTGTCTCCTATAGGTCCATCTTTTGCAAGGCCAAAGTCAGAGAGCTTTGCATTGTAGTCCTGCTCAAAAAGACACATAACTTTAAGTGATTCTAACCTCAAACATTTCTTGTCATAATACTAAACATTTCTGGCAGCAGACGCAgggcttttgaaaaaaaaaaacacctggTCTAAGAGAATATTAGATGTCTTAAAATCGCGATAGATGACAGGTTTTTCAGCTTCATGTAGAAAGGCAAGTCCTTTTGCTGCACCATATGCAATCTTCATTCTAATTGACCATGGAAGAGGAAGCAATACTCCTGCAACAACAGAAGACATGCACATATCGattaccaaaacaaaaaagacaaaaaaagtgAAGAACTACTCATGGCTTCTAACCGGAAAATTTTGTAACATCCCAGGCATGCTAGAAGCTGCCTACAACTTCCACATTCAGATGTCCTCAACACTTAAGTGTAAAGAAATTAGACAATCCCCCAAACACCTTTCAGTGGCTTCCCTGTCATCATCTCTTATCTTTTAATTGCTTTCAAACACAAATACAAGCTATTACATCGAATAGAAATGTTCTTGGATGGCAGTCGCATCTCCTACAATGTGATGACACAAAGATTAATGATTATCCTAAAGCTAGGGCTTTTGGATCCTATCTTGCAAAAAAGAAGATATCAAGACATGAATTGGAGGCAAATATATAGGACATTCCTTAGAACCACTTTTACAGAAAATAATTTCCTCGTTGGCTTACATTTGGCATATATTTCCACGCTTCAAAAATTAATGTTGTTGAACTAAGTTATACGAAATACATACTTGAGAACAGGACGTTTTCCACGCTTCCCCGAGACATATACTCGTATATCAGAACCCGTTGTTCGTCCTCACAGCAATATCCAATCAATTTCACCAGGTTTGGATGAGAAAGCTGCCCCAGGAATATGACTTCTGCCTAAAAATCCTCAAAACTGTTACAATCTGATGGAGAATTGAAGCTTAACATATTAATGAACAGAAAAAAATGCATAGAAATGGTGCCCCGATGTCAACAACTTAATGTTGCACAGGAACAGAAGTAAGAGCACAAAAGATTACCAGCCATTCTCTATGGCCCTGGTAACTATTATCACCATCATGAACCTTAACGGCAACTTGAAGGGGCTGAAGCCCCTCTCTCAAATCCTCTGTAATGAGCCCTTTATAAACACTCCCAAATCCTCCTCCGCCCAGCAAATGATCTTGCCTAAAATTTCCAGTGATTAATTTTAGTTCAGCGAACGTAAAAGCAATCAATGGATTTGCCGCTGAATCACGACGCAGGTCCTCTACTTCTTCTGGATTTGAAGGTAGCTTTCTATCATCCTTTGTTGGTCTTCCTGATGGACTTTTGTCTCTCGGAGACTCTAACATAgaaacatgacaaaaaaaaaataaaaaattagaatcacAAATACGATAGTGAAATCCCTTTATGTTTAAACCAAAGTCAAAAGAATCATTAAAgaagtagaaaataaaatctgTCTTTTAATTTCTGCTCTTCAGCACAGGAAATCATCAGAAAGGTCATCTAAAAGCTGGTGCTTTATAAAGATTCATCAGACAACAATTAAAGAAACCAAGAGGTCACCTTATGATGAAGCATAAAATCAAGAGTACTAAAGGCAGCAGTTTTCAaagcaagaaaaggaaaggagaagagGGCAAAAACGGGGGGGAATGGCAATATCAGaggtttaaagaaaaagaataattttgaaGCAATGTGTAGGCTTTCTTAGTTCATTGGAGGAAATAGAAAAATACTGTAAAAATAAGCATCAAGCCACTATAGGGAGTATAATAGGTTCCTCtatccaccaaaaaaaaagaaaataaaaggtgcaCCACCTCTCAATAGGGCAAACTCTACTGTGTTCTAGTCCATTGAATAAAAGATAGAGAGGTGAAAAAGAACAACAAGAGAATATTTagtctcatatattttttacattaaaatagaAACTCATCACATCCAATCAGCCTAACATAAAATTCCTCAGCCATtcttaacaaaattaataaaaaaataactggaGACATATAATTCATACTGGACATGCCAAATCATTCCGAGCAGAGGATGATCATGATATTAGTCATCTAATTATGCAGAAGAAATCACAtataaagaagaataagaagaaacaaTTGCATGAATTGggcaaaaagaagagaaagtggTGGT is part of the Populus nigra chromosome 8, ddPopNigr1.1, whole genome shotgun sequence genome and harbors:
- the LOC133701063 gene encoding probable serine/threonine-protein kinase PBL16, whose amino-acid sequence is MGNCCYRREPSVYNEKSESPRDKSPSGRPTKDDRKLPSNPEEVEDLRRDSAANPLIAFTFAELKLITGNFRQDHLLGGGGFGSVYKGLITEDLREGLQPLQVAVKVHDGDNSYQGHREWLAEVIFLGQLSHPNLVKLIGYCCEDEQRVLIYEYMSRGSVENVLFSRVLLPLPWSIRMKIAYGAAKGLAFLHEAEKPVIYRDFKTSNILLDQDYNAKLSDFGLAKDGPIGDKTHVSTRIMGTYGYAAPEYIMTGHLTPRSDVYSFGVVLLELLTGRKSLDKSRTAREQNLTDWAIPLLKEKKKLLNIVDPRLEGDYPIKGVHKAAMLAYHCLNRNPKARPLMRDIVDSLEPLQEPEDVQNEKPVLTVIHGVADGQLKGKEGSM
- the LOC133700623 gene encoding WRKY transcription factor 28-like, which translates into the protein MSAASSTRETSMETDQEDREEQDTDRRGQRLVLPEDGHGWKKYGQKFIKKIGKFRSYFKCQKQDCVAKKRVEWSNPDNIRIWYEGSHNHASSTQGTSSSAANQYSLYAQVFGSDQPAASRAHHRDA